In the Deinococcus betulae genome, CCTGCGTGAAAATCCCAATTCCAGCGTGTTCATCATCGTTACCATCTTTACTTTCTTCGGCTGGATGGGCACCGCCCGCTTGGTGCGCGGCGAGGTTCTGAAGCTCAAGAACCTCGAATACGTGGACGCTGCTCGTGCGCTGGGTGCGCGCAGCGGCCGCATCATGTTTCGCCACCTGGTGCCTAATATTGTGGCGGTCATTATCGTGAACGGCACACTGGCGGTGGGCGGGGCGATTCTGGGCGAGGCCGCCCTATCGTTCCTGGGCTTCGGCATTCAGCCGCCGGTGTCTACCTGGGGCAACATGTTGTCCAACGCCAATGAAGTGGTGCTGGAACACCCTTACATCGCGCTCTATCCAGGTCTGGCTATCCTCTTGACAGTGCTAGTGTTCAATTTTCTGGGTGATGGCCTGCGAGACGCCTTCGACCCCAAGAGCCGCCTCTAATCCCTGTTCCGACGCTTTTGCCCCGCTCCGGCGGGGTTTTTGCGATCTGGCTGTTCCCATCGCGTATTCTGGGCTTGTGATTGTTCTTGGGATTGACCCTGGGCTCGCCAACCTCGGCCTGGGGCTGGTGGAAGGTGACGTGCGCAAAGCGCGCCACCTCTACCATGTCTGCCTGACCACAGAAAGCGCCTGGATCATGCCCCGGCGTCTGCAGTACCTCCACGAAGAGGTTGCGCGGCTGCTGGCCGAGTACCGGCCGGACGCGGTGGCCATCGAGGACCAGATTCTGCGCAAGCAGGCTGATGTGGCCTTCAAAGTGGGACAGGCGTTTGGGGTGGTGCAGCTGGCGTGCGCGCAGGCAGGCGTGCCCGTTCACAGCTACGGCCCCATGCAGGTCAAGCGCTCGCTGGTGGGCACTGGCCGGGCTGAGAAAGAACAGGTCATTTACATGGTCAAGGCCACGCTGGGCGTGCGCGAACTGTTCAACAACCACGCGGCTGACGCGCTGGCACTGGCCCTGACCCACCTGGCCAGTGCGCCGCTTCAGGGCCGCACCGCGCAGCTGCTGGCCCGGTAGCTCGGTGGTGTCCCTGGCCCTGCCGCTGCTGGCTTCGGTGATTCTGACGTTCGCCTGGCTGTGGTTTTTTGTGCGCCGCGACCGCCACCCAGAGCCCTTGTGGCTGCTGGCCCGCACTTTTGGCTGGGGGATGTTGGCCTGGGTGATTGCCGCCGCTTTTGAGGCGAGTCTGGGCCGCCTGCTGGCCTCACCGCAGTTGCTGGGGACCTTGGTAGTGGTTCTGTTGACGGCGCTGCTGGAAGAGGGATTCAAATTCGTGGCCGCCATGACCGCCATCTCTGAACTGAGCTTTGATGAACCGATGGACGGCCTGGTGTACGCCGTGACCGCTGCGCTGGGCTTTGCCCTGATGGAGAATGTCACCTACACCCTGGGGTTTGGCGGTGGGGCCGGCACCTGGCACGCGGTCGTGGCCACCCTGGCCCACGCCCTGTTCAGTGCGCCGCAGGGCTATGCGCTGGGTGGCCTTCACTGGGAGCAGGGCCGCACGTGGGTGGTGCAGGGCCTGGCCGTGAGCGTGGTGCTGCATGCCGTGTTCAATGGTCTTCTCGTGGGCGGGGCCGGCTGGCCGCAACTGGTAGCCCTGAGCACCGTCACCCTCTTGATGGTGGGGTTGGCGGGCCGGTATTACCTCACCTTTGAGGCCCATGCCCGAGAACATGGGCCGCCCGTGACCTTTTTACAGGAGCAGGCGCGCCGCCAGGCTCAGCGGGGCGGCTCCTGAAGAAGAACTGGGAGTTACACAACGCAATGGTTTGGCTCAGGGCAAAGAAGCGCAAGCAAGCCAAGAGGAGGAGACATCCTCATCTGTCTTTGAACGACATCAGCTCTGCTTCCTTCATCAGAGCGTTTCGTGACCCGTCTGCCCCTGTACCCAGTGTTGCCCGGTTTCATCCTGCTCGTGTTTCCAGACGGGCAGTTCAACTTTGAGCTGCTCAATCAGAAAATCGCAGGCCTCCAGAGCGGCGCGGCGGTGGGCGCTGGCCACCCCAATCAGGATGCTGGCTTCCCCTGGCATCAGGCGCCCCAGGCGGTGCTGCACCACGATACGCAAGGAGCCAAAGCGGTTCCGGGCCCCCTGCGCGGCGGTATGCATGACCCTCACGGCCATCGGGCTGTGGCCTTCGTACTCGATAAAATCCACCCGTTTGCCAGCATTGGG is a window encoding:
- a CDS encoding PrsW family intramembrane metalloprotease, which codes for MSLALPLLASVILTFAWLWFFVRRDRHPEPLWLLARTFGWGMLAWVIAAAFEASLGRLLASPQLLGTLVVVLLTALLEEGFKFVAAMTAISELSFDEPMDGLVYAVTAALGFALMENVTYTLGFGGGAGTWHAVVATLAHALFSAPQGYALGGLHWEQGRTWVVQGLAVSVVLHAVFNGLLVGGAGWPQLVALSTVTLLMVGLAGRYYLTFEAHAREHGPPVTFLQEQARRQAQRGGS
- the ruvC gene encoding crossover junction endodeoxyribonuclease RuvC, with the protein product MIVLGIDPGLANLGLGLVEGDVRKARHLYHVCLTTESAWIMPRRLQYLHEEVARLLAEYRPDAVAIEDQILRKQADVAFKVGQAFGVVQLACAQAGVPVHSYGPMQVKRSLVGTGRAEKEQVIYMVKATLGVRELFNNHAADALALALTHLASAPLQGRTAQLLAR